A single Nostoc sp. PCC 7107 DNA region contains:
- a CDS encoding element excision factor XisI family protein, which yields MIFEYDGTSEPVAEALLAAGIPHEDIVLGFHPAKLRQYTDFAIS from the coding sequence TTGATATTTGAATATGATGGTACGTCTGAGCCAGTGGCAGAAGCATTGTTAGCAGCAGGTATCCCACACGAAGATATTGTTTTGGGTTTCCATCCCGCAAAACTGCGCCAATACACCGATTTTGCTATATCTTGA
- the apcB gene encoding allophycocyanin subunit beta, translating to MRDAVTSLIKNYDVTGRYFDRNAIDSLKSYFDSGTARVQAAAAINSNAASIVKQAGSKLFEELPELIRPGGNAYTTRRYAACLRDMDYYLRYATYALVAGNTNVLDERVLQGLRETYNSLGVPIGPTVRGVQLMKDMVKEQVAAAGVANTAFVDEPFDHITRELSEQDV from the coding sequence ATGCGTGATGCAGTCACAAGTTTAATTAAGAATTATGACGTAACTGGACGTTATTTTGACCGGAATGCGATCGACAGTCTGAAATCTTATTTTGATAGTGGTACAGCACGGGTACAAGCTGCGGCTGCTATCAATTCAAATGCTGCTTCAATTGTCAAGCAGGCTGGTTCTAAATTATTTGAAGAACTACCAGAATTGATTCGTCCCGGTGGAAATGCGTACACAACTCGTCGTTATGCGGCTTGTCTGCGGGATATGGACTATTACCTCCGCTACGCTACTTATGCGCTGGTTGCTGGTAACACAAATGTTTTGGATGAGCGTGTACTCCAAGGTTTGAGAGAAACTTACAATTCTCTAGGTGTACCCATTGGCCCAACAGTTCGTGGTGTCCAGTTAATGAAGGATATGGTTAAGGAACAAGTAGCAGCAGCAGGTGTAGCTAATACTGCTTTTGTGGATGAACCTTTTGACCATATCACGCGCGAGTTGAGTGAGCAGGATGTTTAG
- the glnA gene encoding type I glutamate--ammonia ligase: protein MTTPQEVLKLIQDQNIQMIDLKFIDTPGTWQHLTVYQNQIDESSFSDGVPFDGSSIRGWKGIEESDMTMVLDPNTAWIDPFMAEPTLSIICSIKEPRTGEWYNRCPRVIAQKAVDYLVSTGIGDTTFFGPEAEFFIFDDVRFDQTANSGYYYVDSVEGRWNSGRQEGPNLGYKPRFKEGYFPVSPTDSFQDIRTEMLLTMAKCGVPIEKQHHEVATGGQCELGFRFGKLIEAGDWLMTYKYVIKNVAKKYGKTVTFMPKPIFGDNGSGMHCHQSIWKDGKPLFAGDKYAGLSEMALHYIGGILKHAPALLAITNPTTNSYKRLVPGYEAPVNLAYSQGNRSASVRIPLSGTNPKAKRLEFRCPDATSNPYLAFAAMLCAGLDGIKNKIDPGEPLDKNIYELSPEELAKVPSTPGSLDKALAALENDHAFLTETGVFTEDFIQNWIDYKLANEVEQMQLRPHPYEFYLYYDC from the coding sequence ATGACAACCCCACAAGAAGTCTTGAAGTTGATCCAAGACCAAAACATTCAGATGATTGATCTGAAATTCATCGATACACCAGGAACATGGCAGCACTTAACCGTGTACCAGAACCAAATCGATGAAAGTTCTTTCTCTGATGGCGTACCTTTCGACGGTTCCAGCATTCGGGGTTGGAAAGGTATCGAAGAATCAGACATGACAATGGTGTTAGATCCCAACACAGCTTGGATTGACCCATTCATGGCAGAGCCAACCCTAAGCATAATTTGTAGCATTAAGGAACCCCGCACAGGGGAATGGTACAACCGTTGCCCACGCGTTATTGCCCAAAAAGCTGTTGATTATCTAGTTTCTACGGGTATTGGTGATACTACTTTCTTTGGGCCAGAAGCTGAATTCTTCATTTTTGATGATGTCCGCTTTGACCAAACTGCTAACTCCGGCTACTACTACGTAGACTCTGTAGAAGGTCGTTGGAACTCTGGTAGACAAGAAGGCCCCAACCTGGGTTACAAACCACGCTTCAAAGAAGGTTATTTCCCAGTTTCGCCAACCGACAGTTTCCAAGACATTCGGACAGAAATGTTGCTCACAATGGCGAAATGCGGTGTCCCCATTGAAAAACAACACCACGAAGTTGCAACTGGTGGTCAGTGCGAACTCGGCTTCCGTTTCGGTAAGTTAATTGAAGCTGGTGACTGGCTGATGACTTACAAATATGTCATTAAGAACGTCGCCAAGAAATACGGCAAAACTGTTACCTTTATGCCAAAACCAATTTTTGGCGATAACGGTTCCGGTATGCACTGTCACCAGTCTATTTGGAAGGATGGCAAGCCTCTATTTGCTGGCGACAAGTATGCTGGTTTGAGTGAAATGGCATTACACTACATTGGTGGCATTCTTAAACACGCACCAGCATTGTTAGCTATCACTAACCCCACCACAAACTCTTACAAGCGTCTCGTACCAGGTTATGAAGCACCTGTTAACTTGGCTTACTCCCAAGGTAATCGTTCTGCTTCTGTGCGGATTCCGCTTTCAGGCACTAACCCCAAAGCAAAACGCCTAGAGTTCCGTTGTCCAGATGCTACTTCTAACCCTTACTTGGCATTTGCAGCTATGCTTTGTGCTGGCTTGGATGGCATCAAGAACAAAATTGATCCAGGTGAGCCTTTAGATAAGAATATTTATGAACTGTCTCCAGAAGAACTGGCGAAGGTTCCTTCTACTCCTGGTTCTCTGGATAAAGCATTAGCAGCCTTAGAGAATGATCACGCTTTCTTAACCGAAACAGGCGTGTTCACAGAAGACTTCATCCA